In Mycetocola zhujimingii, one DNA window encodes the following:
- a CDS encoding SDR family NAD(P)-dependent oxidoreductase, with protein MQLQNKTVIVTGGASGIGGAITRTFVERGAKVVAVDINQEAGAALVADLGDSVHFLQGDVSDSAVAEKAVGAAVEHFGGLHALVNNAHASRQAPFLELTPEMWELSFNTGLRATINFMRAAHPELKKTSGSVVNFGSGAGLDGQVTQGAYASAKEAIRGLSRVVANEWAPDGIRVNVVCPMAMTEGVQAWSEAFPDLYNTTLGKIPLGRFGHPGNDVAPAVAFLVSDDASYITGQTLMVDGGTIKLH; from the coding sequence ATGCAACTGCAGAACAAGACAGTCATCGTGACCGGTGGGGCATCCGGAATCGGTGGAGCCATCACCCGCACCTTCGTTGAACGCGGCGCGAAGGTGGTCGCGGTGGACATCAACCAGGAAGCCGGCGCGGCACTCGTCGCGGATCTCGGCGATTCGGTGCACTTCCTGCAGGGGGACGTTTCCGATTCCGCCGTCGCTGAGAAGGCGGTTGGCGCAGCGGTCGAGCACTTCGGAGGCCTCCACGCCCTCGTCAACAACGCGCACGCGTCACGTCAGGCACCCTTCCTCGAACTCACCCCGGAGATGTGGGAGCTGTCGTTCAACACGGGCCTTCGCGCCACCATCAACTTCATGCGTGCCGCTCACCCCGAGCTGAAGAAGACGTCAGGCTCAGTCGTGAACTTCGGTTCGGGTGCGGGACTGGACGGGCAGGTGACCCAGGGCGCATACGCCTCGGCCAAGGAGGCTATTCGCGGCCTGAGCCGGGTTGTTGCGAACGAGTGGGCTCCTGACGGCATCCGGGTCAACGTCGTCTGCCCGATGGCGATGACCGAGGGCGTGCAGGCCTGGTCTGAGGCATTCCCCGACCTCTACAACACGACTCTGGGCAAGATTCCGCTGGGTCGCTTCGGCCACCCCGGGAACGATGTCGCTCCCGCCGTGGCGTTCCTGGTCTCGGATGACGCCAGCTACATCACCGGCCAGACCCTGATGGTCGATGGCGGAACGATCAAGCTCCACTAA
- a CDS encoding DUF1269 domain-containing protein: protein MADLIVISFDTKTDAEAAYNKVLELQDDLIVQLAGLALVTVDDEGKTHVTHPGPVGKVGIGAAGGAVFGALLGILFFMPLVGLVIGGAFGALFAALDKAGINSEFRERVQDTVSAGKSAIVLYATKLTQDKFTEALAPYNGTVVQTSLSKEQEAQLADNI, encoded by the coding sequence ATGGCCGATCTCATCGTCATCTCGTTCGACACCAAAACCGACGCGGAAGCGGCGTATAACAAAGTTCTGGAATTGCAGGACGACCTGATCGTCCAGCTTGCCGGCCTTGCCCTCGTGACGGTCGACGACGAAGGAAAGACCCACGTCACGCACCCCGGTCCCGTTGGAAAAGTCGGCATCGGAGCTGCTGGTGGTGCCGTCTTCGGAGCACTGCTCGGCATTCTCTTCTTCATGCCGCTGGTCGGGCTCGTCATCGGCGGCGCTTTTGGAGCGCTTTTCGCAGCGCTCGACAAGGCGGGAATCAACAGCGAGTTCCGTGAGCGGGTCCAGGACACCGTGAGCGCCGGAAAATCGGCGATTGTTCTCTACGCAACGAAGCTGACCCAGGACAAGTTCACCGAGGCGCTTGCTCCGTACAACGGCACCGTCGTCCAGACGTCGCTATCGAAGGAACAGGAAGCGCAGCTGGCCGACAACATCTGA
- a CDS encoding PLDc N-terminal domain-containing protein, whose translation MTANPLLPVWFDIVWTLVLAVVVVSLVLALVQIARRRDLDAVARAAWVLVVIIAPIIGPVAWFAIGRRLPPPPSSVVDP comes from the coding sequence GTGACCGCGAATCCGCTCCTTCCCGTTTGGTTCGATATCGTCTGGACCCTCGTCCTCGCCGTGGTCGTTGTGTCGCTCGTGCTGGCGCTCGTTCAGATCGCTCGACGGCGCGACCTCGACGCTGTGGCCCGCGCCGCCTGGGTACTCGTCGTGATCATCGCCCCGATCATCGGCCCTGTTGCCTGGTTTGCCATCGGCAGGCGCCTTCCGCCGCCCCCGAGTTCGGTCGTGGACCCGTGA